One region of Ktedonobacterales bacterium genomic DNA includes:
- a CDS encoding nucleotide sugar dehydrogenase, with translation MDEWSILLISLLTRIEQRHAVVGVIGLGYVGLPLATGLAQAGFQVIGFDIDQHRVAALNQGICHIADVNGALLQELVRAGKFSATSDFGRLAEVDTVSICVPTPLRKTRDPDISSVMSAAEHIARTLHPGQLIVLESTTYPGTTEELLLPMLEKTGLSVGHDFFLAFSPERIDPGNPHFNLRNTPKVIGGVTEQCTRLASALYSTIVESIVPVSSPKAAELVKLLENTFRAVNIGMVNELAQMANILGVDVWEIIQAAATKPFGFLPFYPGPGLGGHCIPIDPHYLAWKLRSLNYRARFIELASEVNAEMPRFVVEQITLALNEHGKCLNGARLLILGVAYKRDVSDVRESPALDIIELLQDRHAAVIYSDPYVPELRLGDHTLSTEPLTDELLTSVDGVVIVTDHSTIDYERVVRSASLVVDTRNATGHLSVDSHVWRLVRPGKVALHA, from the coding sequence ATGGATGAATGGAGTATCTTATTGATCAGCCTGCTCACCCGGATAGAGCAACGACACGCAGTTGTCGGCGTCATTGGCCTGGGGTATGTTGGCCTGCCTTTAGCGACTGGCCTTGCACAAGCGGGCTTTCAGGTCATTGGTTTTGATATTGACCAGCATCGTGTCGCCGCGCTCAACCAGGGTATCTGCCATATTGCCGATGTGAATGGCGCGTTGCTTCAGGAGTTGGTCAGAGCGGGCAAGTTCTCGGCAACGAGTGATTTTGGGCGGCTCGCCGAGGTAGATACAGTCAGTATTTGCGTACCAACGCCCCTCCGAAAGACAAGAGACCCCGACATCTCCTCTGTGATGAGCGCCGCAGAACACATCGCACGAACACTTCATCCTGGTCAACTGATCGTGCTAGAAAGCACCACCTATCCAGGGACAACCGAAGAACTCCTGCTGCCGATGTTGGAAAAAACAGGACTTTCCGTGGGGCATGATTTCTTTCTGGCATTCTCGCCAGAGCGCATCGATCCCGGTAATCCCCACTTTAACCTCCGCAATACCCCGAAGGTGATCGGTGGAGTAACCGAGCAATGCACTCGACTCGCCAGCGCCTTGTATAGCACAATCGTAGAGAGCATCGTTCCTGTCAGTTCGCCGAAAGCGGCTGAGTTGGTGAAGCTGCTTGAAAATACATTTCGGGCTGTGAATATCGGGATGGTCAACGAACTGGCGCAAATGGCAAATATCCTGGGCGTTGATGTGTGGGAGATTATTCAGGCGGCGGCAACGAAACCATTTGGTTTTTTGCCCTTCTATCCAGGTCCAGGGCTAGGCGGCCATTGTATCCCCATCGATCCGCACTACCTCGCGTGGAAGCTGCGATCATTGAACTATCGAGCGCGCTTCATTGAACTGGCGAGTGAGGTAAACGCTGAAATGCCTCGCTTCGTCGTGGAGCAGATCACCCTGGCGCTCAACGAACACGGGAAATGTCTGAATGGCGCGCGCCTGCTCATCCTTGGGGTTGCTTATAAACGCGATGTCAGCGATGTGCGTGAGTCACCCGCGCTGGATATTATAGAATTGCTGCAAGACCGACATGCAGCCGTGATCTACTCGGACCCGTATGTGCCTGAACTGCGCCTGGGCGACCATACGCTCTCGACAGAGCCGTTGACTGACGAGCTATTGACCTCTGTTGATGGGGTCGTCATTGTCACAGACCACAGTACTATTGATTATGAACGTGTCGTGCGCTCGGCCTCGCTTGTTGTAGATACACGTAATGCCACTGGTCATCTCTCGGTTGATAGTCATGTCTGGAGGCTGGTGCGGCCTGGCAAAGTTGCTCTTCACGCTTAG
- a CDS encoding SDR family oxidoreductase, whose amino-acid sequence MKPAQYLVTGGAGFIGSHLAQALVKQGKAVRIFDDFSTGKEGNITPLERQAEIVQGDLRDFAAVRAAVEGVEVVFHQAALASVPRSIADPRTTLEVNVTGTQHVLLAARDARVRRVVYASSSSVYGNTPTLPKRETMPPSPMSPYALHKLTGEHLCRLFTQVYGLETVALRYFNVFGPRQDPTSQYAAVIPRFLQALLAGQTPIVFGDGEQTRDFTYIANVVEANLLAAEATEAAGQAINIGCGEQISLNKLLRLAGALLGQTVEAEYQEARAGDVHDSLADIQLAQHLLGYEPTVRFADGLARTLEALSSAR is encoded by the coding sequence ATGAAACCTGCACAATATCTTGTGACGGGTGGCGCGGGCTTTATCGGTTCCCATCTTGCTCAGGCGCTGGTGAAGCAGGGAAAAGCTGTGCGTATTTTTGATGACTTCTCAACCGGCAAGGAAGGCAATATTACTCCTCTTGAGCGGCAGGCCGAGATCGTACAGGGCGATCTGCGCGATTTTGCCGCCGTGCGCGCCGCTGTTGAAGGGGTCGAGGTCGTATTTCACCAGGCGGCCCTTGCCTCGGTCCCGCGCTCTATCGCTGATCCACGTACCACCCTGGAAGTGAACGTCACTGGGACACAACATGTCTTGCTGGCGGCGCGTGATGCCAGAGTGCGGCGGGTCGTCTATGCCAGCTCTTCCTCAGTCTACGGGAACACCCCGACGTTACCCAAACGGGAAACGATGCCTCCATCGCCCATGTCTCCCTATGCCCTGCATAAGCTCACCGGGGAGCATCTCTGTCGCTTGTTCACCCAGGTGTATGGTCTGGAAACGGTGGCCTTGCGCTATTTTAATGTCTTCGGCCCGCGACAAGACCCGACTTCACAATATGCTGCTGTGATCCCGCGCTTTTTGCAAGCCTTGCTTGCCGGACAGACGCCCATTGTCTTTGGTGACGGCGAGCAGACCCGCGACTTCACCTATATCGCTAATGTCGTTGAGGCTAATTTGCTCGCTGCTGAAGCGACTGAAGCAGCAGGCCAGGCAATCAATATCGGCTGTGGGGAGCAGATTTCGTTGAATAAGCTACTACGCCTGGCCGGGGCGCTCCTGGGACAGACTGTCGAGGCCGAGTATCAGGAGGCCCGCGCCGGGGATGTCCATGATAGCCTGGCAGACATTCAGTTAGCTCAACACCTGCTGGGCTATGAACCAACGGTCCGATTCGCTGATGGATTGGCGCGCACGCTGGAAGCGCTCAGCAGCGCCCGCTGA
- the trpS gene encoding tryptophan--tRNA ligase, with protein MAERKQRVFSGIQPSGNLHIGNYLGAIRNWVASLDEYDNIFCIVDLHALTVEPEERAAELRGLTTQLAALYLACGLDPNKCALFVQSHLHEHAELAWMLSCVTPTGWLNRMTQFKSKAGEHKEQASTGLYTYPVLMAADILLYQTDAVPVGDDQRQHVELTRDIAERFNYLFGPTFTVPQPLIREVGARIMALDDPTEKMSKSAPNEFSRVALFDLPDVIRKKLARATTDSERSIRFDESRPGVYNLLTIYELLSGQTRAAIEAHFEGKGYRELKAEVAEALVAELEPIQQRYYALMAEPARVQAILGEGAARVRPLAQATLRTAMSRMGLRS; from the coding sequence ATGGCTGAGCGGAAGCAACGGGTTTTTTCGGGTATCCAACCATCAGGAAACCTGCACATCGGCAATTACCTGGGGGCCATTCGCAACTGGGTGGCCTCACTGGATGAGTATGACAACATCTTCTGCATTGTGGACCTGCACGCGCTGACTGTTGAGCCGGAGGAGCGCGCGGCGGAACTGCGTGGGCTTACGACACAGTTGGCGGCGCTCTATCTCGCCTGTGGGCTGGACCCCAACAAGTGTGCGCTCTTTGTGCAATCGCATCTGCACGAGCATGCCGAACTGGCCTGGATGCTGAGCTGCGTGACGCCAACCGGCTGGCTGAACCGCATGACGCAGTTTAAGTCGAAGGCGGGCGAGCATAAAGAACAGGCAAGCACTGGCCTCTACACCTATCCAGTGCTGATGGCCGCCGACATCTTGCTCTATCAGACGGATGCGGTGCCGGTGGGCGATGACCAGCGCCAGCATGTAGAACTGACACGCGACATTGCCGAGCGCTTTAACTACCTTTTCGGGCCGACGTTTACGGTGCCGCAGCCGCTGATTCGAGAGGTGGGCGCGCGCATCATGGCGCTGGACGATCCAACCGAGAAGATGAGTAAGAGCGCGCCAAATGAGTTCTCACGCGTTGCGCTGTTCGATCTGCCGGATGTCATTCGCAAGAAGCTGGCGCGCGCGACGACGGATTCGGAACGCTCGATTCGCTTCGATGAGTCGCGGCCAGGTGTCTATAACCTGCTCACGATCTACGAACTGCTGAGCGGGCAGACACGGGCGGCGATTGAGGCGCATTTCGAGGGCAAGGGTTACAGGGAGTTGAAGGCCGAGGTGGCCGAGGCGCTGGTTGCTGAACTGGAGCCAATCCAGCAGCGTTATTACGCGCTGATGGCTGAACCGGCGCGGGTACAGGCGATTCTGGGTGAAGGCGCGGCGCGCGTGCGCCCGCTGGCCCAGGCGACGCTGCGAACAGCTATGTCCAGAATGGGCCTGCGTTCTTAA
- the trpE gene encoding anthranilate synthase component I — translation MYQPTLEEARRLRDAARAGEPGAGNLLPVSCEVFADVETPVSVYLKLAGGPYTFLLESVEGGERIARYSFVGLDPYLVMTVRGRSAALTWRSGPKAGTCETVPCDDPLRLIEAELRRSRLVKLPGMPRFHGGAVGYLGYETAARFERLPVPEDDPLGLPEAVFCFTETMLVFDHLRRSLRIITHVRLDDALEANYQRAVEAITCLLKRLRESSPSANSFSAGEGAASTASAPFLTSRDRFEAMVERAREYIQAGDIFQVVLSQRFARPAQTHPFSVYRALRSINPSPYLYYLDLGELTVVGASPELLVRVEDGEVIIRPLAGTRPRGKDAEADLALEQELRADEKERAEHLMLVDLGRNDVGRVAAPGSVRVTEFMKVERYSHVMHLMSHVTGWLRTDLSPYDALRAAFPAGTLSGAPKVRAMEIIAELEGERRGVYGGAVGYFSHSGNLDMAIGLRTLVLKDGVAYGQSGAGIVADSIPAKEYEETCHKAEALLRALEQAEALERGDMYAAAAR, via the coding sequence ATGTATCAGCCGACATTGGAAGAAGCGCGGCGCTTGCGCGACGCCGCCCGCGCGGGTGAGCCGGGCGCGGGAAATCTGCTGCCGGTTTCCTGCGAGGTATTTGCCGATGTGGAGACGCCCGTCTCGGTCTATCTCAAGCTGGCGGGCGGCCCCTATACCTTTTTGCTGGAAAGCGTGGAGGGCGGCGAGCGCATCGCGCGCTACTCCTTTGTCGGCCTGGACCCGTATCTGGTGATGACGGTGCGCGGGCGCTCTGCCGCGCTCACCTGGCGCAGCGGCCCCAAAGCCGGAACCTGCGAAACAGTGCCCTGCGACGACCCGCTGCGGCTGATCGAAGCTGAACTGCGACGCTCGCGGCTGGTGAAGCTGCCGGGGATGCCGCGCTTTCATGGCGGCGCGGTTGGCTACCTGGGCTATGAGACGGCTGCCCGCTTTGAGCGCCTGCCGGTGCCGGAGGACGATCCGCTGGGTCTGCCGGAAGCGGTCTTTTGCTTTACCGAGACGATGCTGGTCTTCGATCACCTGCGGCGCAGCCTGCGCATCATCACCCATGTGCGCCTGGATGATGCGCTTGAGGCGAACTATCAGCGCGCCGTGGAGGCGATCACCTGCCTGCTCAAACGCTTGCGCGAGTCGTCCCCCTCGGCGAATTCATTCTCCGCTGGGGAGGGCGCGGCTTCAACCGCCAGTGCTCCATTTCTCACCTCGCGGGATCGCTTTGAGGCGATGGTCGAGCGCGCCAGGGAGTATATCCAGGCGGGCGACATCTTTCAGGTGGTGCTGTCGCAGCGCTTTGCGCGCCCGGCGCAGACCCATCCGTTCAGCGTGTATCGCGCGCTGCGCTCGATCAATCCTTCGCCCTATCTCTACTATCTCGACCTGGGCGAGCTAACGGTAGTGGGAGCTTCGCCAGAGTTACTGGTGCGCGTCGAAGATGGCGAAGTCATCATACGACCCCTGGCGGGCACGCGCCCGCGTGGCAAAGACGCGGAAGCTGATCTGGCGCTGGAGCAAGAGTTGCGCGCCGATGAAAAAGAGCGCGCCGAGCATCTGATGCTGGTGGACCTGGGACGCAACGATGTGGGCCGCGTCGCCGCGCCCGGAAGCGTGCGCGTCACGGAGTTTATGAAGGTGGAGCGTTATTCCCATGTGATGCACCTGATGTCGCATGTGACCGGGTGGCTGCGCACTGATCTTTCGCCCTATGACGCGCTGCGCGCCGCCTTCCCGGCGGGGACGCTCTCTGGCGCGCCAAAGGTGCGGGCAATGGAGATTATCGCCGAACTGGAGGGCGAGCGGCGCGGCGTCTATGGCGGCGCGGTTGGCTATTTCAGCCACAGCGGCAATCTGGATATGGCGATTGGGCTGCGCACGCTGGTGCTCAAGGATGGCGTGGCTTACGGGCAGTCGGGCGCGGGCATTGTCGCCGATTCTATTCCGGCCAAAGAATACGAAGAGACGTGTCATAAGGCGGAGGCGCTCTTGCGGGCGCTGGAGCAGGCTGAAGCCCTGGAGCGAGGAGATATGTATGCTGCTGCTGCTCGATAA
- a CDS encoding aminodeoxychorismate/anthranilate synthase component II has product MLLLLDNYDSFTYNLYQYLWGLGAEVIVRRNDQITLEEIAALAPAGIVISPGPCTPNEAGICNEVIRTFGPTTPLLGVCLGHQCIGQVYGGRVIRAPVPMHGKLSRITHQGQGVLAGLPQPFEAVRYHSLIVERATLPAELEITAETDDKLIMALRHREYPVEGLQFHPESILTSQGKDLLRNFLAQVHARAYAGV; this is encoded by the coding sequence ATGCTGCTGCTGCTCGATAACTATGACAGTTTCACCTATAACCTGTATCAGTATCTTTGGGGGTTAGGCGCTGAAGTGATCGTGCGGCGCAACGATCAGATCACGCTGGAAGAGATTGCGGCGCTGGCCCCGGCAGGCATCGTCATCTCGCCCGGACCCTGCACACCCAACGAAGCGGGCATCTGCAACGAAGTCATCCGCACGTTTGGGCCGACAACGCCCCTCCTGGGCGTGTGCCTGGGGCATCAGTGCATCGGGCAGGTGTATGGCGGGCGCGTGATTCGCGCGCCAGTTCCCATGCATGGGAAACTCTCGCGCATCACGCATCAGGGGCAGGGTGTGCTGGCAGGTCTGCCGCAGCCGTTCGAGGCGGTGCGCTATCATAGCCTGATTGTTGAGCGTGCCACACTGCCTGCCGAGTTGGAGATCACTGCCGAGACGGACGATAAGCTCATTATGGCCTTGCGCCATCGAGAATATCCGGTAGAGGGGTTGCAGTTTCATCCAGAATCCATCCTGACGAGCCAGGGGAAAGACCTGCTGCGCAATTTTCTGGCGCAAGTGCATGCGCGGGCGTATGCAGGCGTCTGA
- the trpD gene encoding anthranilate phosphoribosyltransferase, whose translation MIKEAIAHVAAGQSLSEQEAVAVMEEIMTGEATPSQLGAFLMALRLKGETVEEIAGLARVMREKALHVPIPAGMSPMDTCGTGGDGAGTFNVSTTAALVVAACGQPVAKHGNRAATSRCGSADVLEALGVKIDLKPEQVARCVAEAGFGFMFAPAYHPAMKHVGPTRREIGIRTVFNILGPLTNPAGAAYQVLGVPEASLARKMGEALLRLGCKRALVVYGEDGMDELSLGAPTLICEVLGSQGDLREYRVTPEDVGLTRQSRDAVRGGDAAFNADLLRDTLAGKLNDAHADMVGLNAGAALLACERVSTLAEGVKLAQETLRAGRATETLAAVAALSQIA comes from the coding sequence ATGATTAAAGAGGCTATTGCGCATGTTGCGGCGGGCCAGTCGCTCTCGGAGCAAGAGGCTGTCGCGGTGATGGAAGAGATTATGACGGGCGAGGCGACGCCCTCGCAGCTTGGGGCATTTCTGATGGCCTTGCGCCTGAAGGGAGAGACGGTTGAGGAGATAGCCGGGCTGGCGCGGGTGATGCGCGAAAAAGCCCTGCATGTGCCTATTCCGGCGGGCATGTCGCCGATGGATACCTGCGGGACCGGCGGCGACGGCGCGGGTACGTTTAACGTTTCGACAACGGCGGCGCTGGTGGTGGCGGCCTGTGGGCAGCCGGTTGCCAAGCATGGCAATCGCGCGGCCACCAGCCGCTGCGGCAGCGCCGATGTGCTGGAGGCGCTGGGGGTGAAGATCGATCTCAAGCCAGAGCAGGTGGCGCGCTGCGTGGCTGAAGCAGGCTTTGGCTTTATGTTCGCGCCCGCCTATCATCCGGCGATGAAGCACGTCGGCCCGACGCGGCGCGAGATTGGGATTCGCACCGTCTTTAACATTCTGGGGCCGCTGACGAATCCGGCGGGCGCTGCCTATCAGGTGCTGGGCGTGCCAGAGGCGAGCCTGGCGCGTAAGATGGGCGAGGCGCTGCTGCGCCTGGGCTGCAAGCGCGCGCTGGTGGTCTATGGCGAGGATGGGATGGATGAATTGTCGCTGGGCGCGCCGACGCTGATCTGCGAAGTCCTGGGCAGCCAGGGTGATCTGCGCGAGTATCGCGTGACGCCTGAAGACGTTGGCCTGACGCGCCAGAGCCGCGATGCTGTGCGCGGCGGCGACGCGGCCTTTAACGCCGATCTGCTGCGCGATACGCTGGCGGGGAAGCTCAACGACGCGCACGCCGATATGGTCGGCCTCAACGCTGGCGCGGCGCTGCTGGCCTGCGAGCGCGTGAGTACATTGGCCGAGGGCGTGAAGCTGGCGCAGGAGACGCTGCGCGCTGGCCGGGCGACAGAGACGCTGGCGGCGGTGGCCGCGCTGAGCCAGATAGCCTGA
- the trpCF gene encoding bifunctional indole-3-glycerol-phosphate synthase TrpC/phosphoribosylanthranilate isomerase TrpF: MGTILDTIVARVRADLEEEKQRVSLEEMRRRAEAAPQPRDFLGALQGASVMTTQHEAKLIAEVKKASPSKGVLVADFDPVALARTYEAGGASAISVLTERHFFQGSLEYLAAVRAAVALPTLRKDFIVDPYQVYQARASGADAVLLICAILDDADLALLLGLARQLGMRCLVEVHDEEETKRAVASGAEIIGINNRDLRDFHVDTETTRRLGRLIPKDRVVVSESGLHTGSDVQSAALMGAQAVLIGEALVTASDPLEKVRELSSLRIKICGLRSDEQARAALDSGAHYIGLVFYPPSPRCVTPEEAASITRAARMRADMGMYAPKTVGVFVNEPPETINTLAREVGLDMVQLSGDESPEVCRAIEVPVMKAVRPQRPKDLDALEAYRPGVLAFLLDTKIDGMWGGTGAVGNWSLAREMARRYPTLLAGGLTPENVREAVEAAQPWGVDVSSGVETNGQKDLSKIARFADQARLARRGRPIPPSRQKDSLAAFKQQMRARTS; encoded by the coding sequence ATGGGAACTATTCTCGATACCATTGTGGCGCGGGTGCGCGCTGATCTCGAAGAAGAGAAGCAGCGCGTGTCGCTGGAGGAGATGCGCCGTCGGGCCGAGGCAGCGCCGCAGCCGCGCGATTTTTTGGGCGCGCTCCAGGGCGCGTCGGTGATGACGACCCAGCACGAGGCGAAGCTGATTGCTGAGGTGAAGAAAGCGTCGCCTTCTAAGGGTGTGCTGGTCGCGGATTTTGATCCGGTGGCTCTGGCGCGCACGTATGAGGCGGGCGGCGCTTCGGCCATCTCTGTGCTGACGGAGCGACATTTCTTCCAGGGGTCGCTGGAGTATCTGGCGGCGGTGCGCGCGGCAGTGGCGCTGCCGACGCTGCGCAAAGATTTTATCGTTGACCCCTATCAGGTCTATCAGGCGCGCGCCTCTGGGGCCGATGCGGTCTTGCTGATCTGCGCCATTCTGGATGACGCGGACCTGGCGCTGCTGCTGGGTCTGGCGCGCCAGTTGGGCATGCGCTGTCTGGTTGAGGTCCATGACGAAGAGGAGACAAAACGAGCCGTTGCCAGCGGGGCGGAGATCATCGGCATCAATAACCGCGACCTGCGCGATTTTCATGTGGACACTGAGACGACGCGCCGCCTGGGCAGGCTGATCCCCAAAGATCGCGTGGTGGTCAGCGAGAGCGGGCTGCATACCGGCTCGGACGTGCAATCGGCGGCGCTGATGGGCGCGCAGGCTGTGTTGATCGGTGAGGCGCTGGTAACGGCCAGCGATCCGCTTGAGAAGGTGCGCGAACTTTCGTCGCTGCGCATCAAAATCTGTGGGCTGCGCAGCGATGAGCAGGCGCGCGCTGCCCTCGATAGTGGCGCGCACTATATCGGGCTGGTCTTTTATCCGCCAAGCCCCCGCTGCGTGACGCCAGAAGAGGCCGCATCGATCACCCGCGCGGCGCGCATGCGCGCCGACATGGGGATGTACGCGCCGAAAACGGTGGGCGTGTTTGTGAACGAGCCGCCGGAAACGATCAACACGCTGGCCCGCGAGGTGGGGCTGGATATGGTCCAACTGAGCGGCGACGAGTCGCCAGAAGTCTGCCGGGCGATTGAGGTTCCGGTGATGAAGGCGGTGCGCCCGCAGCGGCCCAAAGACCTCGACGCGCTGGAGGCGTATCGCCCCGGTGTGCTGGCTTTTCTGCTGGATACTAAAATAGATGGGATGTGGGGCGGGACCGGTGCGGTGGGCAACTGGTCGCTGGCGCGGGAGATGGCCCGGCGCTATCCGACCTTGCTGGCCGGAGGCTTGACACCCGAAAACGTGCGCGAGGCGGTGGAGGCGGCGCAGCCCTGGGGCGTGGATGTGAGCAGCGGCGTGGAGACGAACGGCCAGAAAGACTTGAGTAAGATTGCCCGCTTCGCCGATCAAGCCAGGCTGGCAAGGCGCGGGCGTCCGATCCCGCCATCGCGCCAGAAAGACTCATTGGCGGCCTTCAAGCAGCAGATGCGGGCGAGGACATCCTAG
- a CDS encoding phenylalanine--tRNA ligase beta subunit-related protein, with amino-acid sequence MTTFRYHPDILARYPNVVGGVILAEGMINGPTPDALREAFLAEQQAVLRRVGETPLSQIPQLSAWRGAFRGFGLDPTQYRSAAEALLRRLTKKGDIPSINTLVDLGNLVSIRYALPVAVFDTRALRGTVHYADGSERYRTLGENEEDHPEPGEVVFSDETKLVIARRWCWRQSELSAAQADTTRALITVEGHHVEARSDVQAALADLLELLRTYAGGTFTSAVLDATHPALAR; translated from the coding sequence ATGACCACCTTTCGCTATCATCCTGACATTCTGGCGCGCTACCCCAACGTGGTGGGCGGCGTGATCCTGGCCGAAGGGATGATCAATGGCCCGACGCCTGACGCGCTGCGCGAGGCGTTTCTGGCCGAGCAGCAGGCCGTTTTGCGGCGCGTTGGCGAGACGCCGCTCAGCCAGATTCCGCAGCTTTCGGCGTGGCGCGGCGCGTTTCGCGGCTTTGGGCTGGACCCGACGCAGTATCGCAGCGCCGCCGAGGCGTTGCTGCGGCGATTGACCAAGAAAGGCGATATTCCCAGCATCAATACGCTGGTAGACCTGGGGAATCTGGTCAGCATTCGCTACGCGCTGCCCGTTGCAGTCTTCGATACGCGGGCGCTGCGGGGGACGGTGCATTACGCCGATGGCTCGGAGCGTTATAGGACGCTGGGCGAGAACGAGGAAGATCATCCAGAGCCGGGCGAGGTGGTCTTTTCGGATGAGACAAAGCTGGTGATTGCGCGGCGCTGGTGCTGGCGGCAGAGTGAGCTAAGCGCGGCGCAGGCGGATACGACGCGGGCGCTGATAACGGTTGAGGGACATCACGTGGAGGCGCGCAGCGATGTGCAGGCGGCGCTCGCTGATCTGCTGGAGCTATTGCGAACGTATGCGGGCGGAACCTTCACTTCAGCGGTTCTGGATGCCACGCATCCGGCGCTGGCCCGGTGA
- a CDS encoding GDCCVxC domain-containing (seleno)protein, translating to MQLTSQIRCPQCHFAQEETMPLDACQIVYQCSACGHLLRPKPGDCCVFCSYGSSPCPPKQQEQSANPATS from the coding sequence ATGCAATTGACTTCTCAGATTCGCTGCCCCCAGTGCCATTTCGCGCAAGAAGAAACGATGCCTCTTGACGCCTGCCAGATCGTGTATCAATGTTCCGCCTGCGGCCATCTCCTTCGCCCCAAACCGGGCGATTGCTGTGTCTTCTGTTCCTATGGCAGCAGCCCATGCCCGCCCAAACAGCAGGAACAGTCAGCAAATCCGGCAACTTCTTGA
- the trpB gene encoding tryptophan synthase subunit beta, whose protein sequence is MQTINSEQTATPLAYQHGVYPDARGRFGPFGGRYVPESLMHALGELEQAYVEMQADPRFHQQIAGLMKTYVGRPTPLYRAERLAARLGIPVYLKREDLAHTGAHKINNALGQGLLAQRMGKRRIIAETGAGQHGVATATVCAMLGLECIVYMGEEDIHRQSLNVFRMKLLGAEVRPVISGSKTLKDAINEAIRDWVTNVETTHYLIGSVVGPHPYPRLVRDFQSVIGAEAREQILAAEGRLPTYALACVGGGSNAIGLFYPFAGDPAVQLIGVEAGGKGAALGEHAATLVGGRVGVLHGAMSYLLQDDAGQVATTHSISAGLDYPGVGPEHSYLKETGRAVYVAVDDAAALRGLQVLSQTEGIIPALESAHAIAYALQMAEEGRLRAGEMMLINLSGRGDKDMGTVAGALGVTL, encoded by the coding sequence ATGCAAACGATCAATTCTGAACAAACAGCCACACCGCTTGCCTATCAACATGGCGTCTATCCCGATGCGCGCGGGCGCTTCGGGCCGTTTGGCGGGCGCTATGTGCCGGAAAGTCTGATGCACGCGCTTGGCGAACTGGAGCAGGCGTATGTGGAGATGCAGGCCGATCCGCGCTTTCACCAGCAGATTGCGGGGCTGATGAAAACGTATGTAGGGCGGCCCACGCCGCTCTATCGCGCCGAACGGCTCGCGGCGAGGCTGGGCATTCCGGTTTATCTGAAGCGCGAAGATCTGGCGCATACCGGCGCGCATAAGATTAATAACGCGCTGGGGCAGGGCTTGCTGGCGCAGCGCATGGGCAAGCGGCGCATCATCGCCGAAACGGGCGCGGGGCAGCATGGCGTGGCGACGGCGACGGTCTGCGCCATGCTGGGGCTGGAGTGTATTGTCTATATGGGCGAGGAGGATATCCACCGCCAATCGCTGAATGTCTTCCGCATGAAGCTGCTGGGCGCGGAGGTGCGCCCGGTGATCTCCGGCAGCAAGACGCTCAAAGATGCGATCAATGAGGCGATTCGTGATTGGGTGACGAACGTCGAGACGACGCATTATCTGATCGGCTCGGTGGTTGGCCCGCATCCCTATCCGCGCCTGGTACGCGATTTCCAGTCGGTGATTGGCGCGGAGGCGCGCGAGCAAATCCTGGCCGCCGAAGGCCGCCTGCCTACTTATGCACTGGCCTGCGTGGGCGGCGGCAGCAACGCGATTGGCCTGTTTTATCCGTTCGCAGGCGATCCGGCAGTGCAGTTGATCGGCGTGGAGGCGGGCGGCAAGGGCGCGGCCCTTGGCGAACACGCGGCGACGCTGGTTGGCGGGCGCGTGGGTGTGCTGCATGGCGCGATGAGCTATCTGTTGCAGGACGACGCCGGGCAGGTGGCGACGACGCACAGCATTTCCGCCGGACTGGATTATCCAGGCGTTGGCCCGGAGCATAGCTATCTGAAGGAAACGGGCCGGGCGGTGTATGTTGCTGTAGATGACGCGGCGGCCTTGCGCGGCTTGCAGGTCTTGAGCCAGACGGAAGGGATTATCCCGGCGCTGGAGTCGGCGCACGCGATTGCCTACGCGCTCCAGATGGCTGAAGAGGGTCGGCTGCGCGCTGGCGAGATGATGCTCATCAATCTGTCCGGGCGCGGCGACAAAGATATGGGTACGGTGGCGGGCGCGCTGGGCGTGACCTTGTAG